The proteins below come from a single Argentina anserina chromosome 1, drPotAnse1.1, whole genome shotgun sequence genomic window:
- the LOC126805055 gene encoding putative glycerol-3-phosphate transporter 5, with protein sequence MESKTQLAPALNFFPTLKPPNKTQSFHQISVLIITFIAYASFHASRKPPSIVKSVLGPKLQSNSSSFDAGWAPFDGPQGTHRLGELDLAFLSAYSIGMYFAGHVGDRIDLRLFLAYGMLGSGVMTCVFGLGYWCNVHMLWYFVFVQVVCGLFQSIGWPCVVAVVGNWFGKTKRGLIMGVWSSHTSVGNIVGSVIASGVLEFGWGWSFVVPGVLVILVGGLVFLFLPVRPEDLGFESLGKGEVEMNGEVDGVGNVVKVESEEAGLLRGENVEGNVGVGTETLTAIGFLEAWRLPGVAPFAFCLFFSKLVSYTFLYWLPFYIRNTAVAGVQLSHKTAGNLSTIFDIGGVFGGILAGLISDMLEARAVTSIAFLILSVPSLVLYRAYGSLSMAANIILMFLAGLLVNGPYALITTAVAADLGTQTLIRGNSRALATVTAIIDGTGSVGAALGPLLAGYISTRGWNSVFLMLILAIVCATLFLIRIARIEIKEKLSGRTWFWHSIDTQ encoded by the exons ATGGAATCCAAAACCCAACTAGCCCCAGCTCTTAATTTCTTCCCAACCCTAAAACCCCCAAACAAAACCCAATCTTTCCACCAAATCTCAGTCCTGATCATCACCTTCATCGCCTATGCTTCCTTCCACGCCTCCAGAAAGCCCCCCAGCATTGTCAAGAGTGTTCTTGGGCCCAAACTGCAGTCCAATTCGAGCTCTTTCGACGCCGGTTGGGCCCCCTTTGATGGGCCTCAGGGCACCCATAGGCTTGGAGAACTTGATCTTGCATTTCTGTCTGCATATTCTATTGGAATGTATTTTGCAGGGCATGTTGGTGATAGGATTGATTTGAGGTTGTTTCTTGCTTATGGTATGTTGGGGAGTGGAGTTATGACTTGTGTTTTTGGGTTAGGTTATTGGTGTAATGTGCATATGTTGTGGTACTTTGTGTTTGTGCAAGTTGTGTGTGGGTTGTTTCAGTCAATAGGGTGGCCTTGTGTTGTGGCAGTTGTGGGGAATTGGTTTGGGAAGACCAAGAGGGGGTTGATAATGGGGGTGTGGAGTTCACATACTTCGGTTGGGAACATTGTGGGATCGGTTATTGCTTCCGGGGTTTTGGAATTCGGATGGGGTTGGTCGTTTGTTGTGCCTGGAGTTTTGGTGATTTTGGTTGGGGGTTTGGTGTTTTTGTTTCTACCTGTGAGGCCGGAGGACTTGGGGTTTGAGTCGCTGGGGAAGGGAGAGGTTGAGATGAATGGGGAGGTTGATGGTGTGGGAAATGTGGTGAAAGTGGAGTCAGAAGAAGCTGGACTACTTAGAGGAGAAAATGTAGAAGGTAATGTTGGTGTTGGTACTGAAACTTTGACTGCGATTGGGTTTTTGGAGGCGTGGAGGTTACCGGGGGTTGCACCATTTGCATTCTGCCTCTTCTTTTCGAAGCTGGTGTCTTACACTTTCCTGTACTGGTTACCATTCTACATAAGGAACACAG CTGTTGCTGGGGTGCAATTGTCACACAAAACTGCTGGAAACCTTTCAACAATATTTGATATTGGAGGAGTATTTGGTGGAATTTTAGCAGGATTGATATCAGATATGCTTGAAGCTCGTGCTGTTACATCGATTGCATTTTTGATACTTTCAGTTCCATCCCTTGTTCTCTACCGGGCATATGGAAGCTTATCTATGGCTGCCAACATTATTCTGATGTTTCTTGCCGGATTGCTGGTGAATGGTCCATATGCACTCATCACAACAGCTGTTGCTGCTGATCTCGGCACTCAGACATTAATCAGAGGCAATTCTCGTGCCTTGGCTACTGTAACTGCAATCATAGATGGTACGGGGTCTGTTGGAGCAGCTCTCGGTCCACTCTTGGCTGGCTATATATCAACAAGGGGATGGAACAGTGTCTTCTTGATGCTAATTCTTGCTATTGTTTGTGCCACTTTGTTTTTGATACGCATTGCTAGAATTGAGATTAAAGAGAAGTTGAGTGGGAGAACATGGTTTTGGCATAGCATAGATACACAGTGA
- the LOC126805064 gene encoding probable protein phosphatase 2C 27, with product MCLNGAEMGNMEENNNRQKGNLDRESMVMNSDNQSSVLDSFQLESISEDSVVVDQKQNMLQFVPALRSGEWSDIGGRPHMEDTHICIGNLAKKFGYNVLNDEAISFYGVFDGHGGKDAAQLVRDNLPRVIVEDSDFPLELEKVITRSFVETDAAFAKTCSVRSSLASGTTALTAMIFGRSLLVANAGDCRAILSRNGAAIEMSKDHRPGCAKERVRIESLGGYVDDGYLNGQLGVTRALGDWHIEGLKDKGERGGPLSAEPELKLTTLTKDDEFLIIGSDGIWDVFTNQNAVDFARRKLQEHNDVKLCCKQIVEEAIKRGATDNLTLVMVSFHLEPPPHAVVERPRVTRSISAEGLQNLQFFLDQ from the exons ATGTGTTTGAATGGTGCAGAGATGGGAAACATGGAGGAGAACAACAACAGGCAGAAGGGTAATTTGGACAGGGAATCTATGGTGATGAACTCTGATAATCAGAGCAGCGTGTTGGATTCGTTTCAG CTTGAAAGCATTTCTGAGGATTCAGTAGTTGTAGACCAAAAGCAAAACATGTTACAATTTGTCCCTGCCCTTCGGTCAGGAGAGTGGTCTGATATAGGAGGTCGGCCACACATGGAAGATACTCATATATGCATTGGTAACTTGGCTAAGAAGTTTGGTTATAATGTGCTCAATGACGAAGCAATCTCCTTCTATGGT GTATTTGATGGTCATGGGGGAAAGGATGCAGCACAACTTGTTCGTGACAACTTGCCACGAGTCATTGTTGAGGATTCTGACTTTCCCTTAGAGCTTGAAAAGGTAATAACAAGGTCATTTGTCGAGACAGATGCTGCATTCGCAAAAACTTGCTCTGTTCGGTCTTCTCTTGCTTCTGGCACAACTGCACTCACTGCAATGATATTTGGAAG GTCTTTGCTTGTGGCAAATGCCGGAGATTGCAGGGCTATACTATCACGGAATGGAGCAGCTATAGAAATGTCAAAAGATCATAGACCCGGCTGCGCAAAGGAAAGAGTGCGTATTGAGTCTTTGGGTGGATATGTTGATGATGGTTACCTGAATGGCCAGTTAGGTGTTACCCGCGCACTAGGTGATTGGCATATTGAAGGGTTGAAGGATAAGGGTGAAAGGGGAGGACCCTTGAGTGCTGAGCCGGAACTTAAATTGACAACACTGACCAAGGATGATGAGTTTTTAATCATTGGTAGTGATGGAATATGGGATGTGTTCACCAACCAAAATGCTGTAGACTTTGCTCGGAGGAAACTCCAAGAGCACAATGATGTGAAGCTGTGTTGCAAGCAAATAGTTGAGGAGGCAATAAAAAGAGGTGCAACTGACAATTTGACGCTTGTTATGGTGAGTTTTCACTTGGAGCCGCCTCCACATGCAGTGGTAGAAAGGCCTAGAGTCACACGTAGTATTTCTGCTGAGGGACTACAAAATCTTCAATTCTTCTTGGATCAATAG
- the LOC126783430 gene encoding ubiquitin-like domain-containing protein CIP73, with product MGSNGGEYMPMSEQMDGSEPTIEIKIKTLDSQTYTLKVDKEMPVPILKEQIASVTGVLSEQQRLICRGKVLKDDQLLSAYHVEDGHTLHLVVRQPIPLSSEGLPDHSATDPASSTSRGRSSVFIESFSVPVQGDGSQPDFSRFLSAVLGSVGIPNIASSIEGFDVTDSGTQRPERTSGLSGLFDLSQLLSEQTTTRAQPDGSNGTFGHSAAFSLGNLPLVIPDSLNTLSRYLSHIRRDFQAIARDGAHSEAAIHRNDESENSSSGSGIRREGIPSPASLAEVIRTARLLLIEQAGESLHRLASQLENQANVTDHSERLRTQASSLRTGALFHNLGACLLELGRTMLTLQMGQTPSDAVVNAGPAVFISPTGPNPIMVQPLPFQSGMSLGAIPMGALQPGSGLLNGLGSGFHPRRIDIQIRRGSPAATANVNQEEHHNLQQPLQRNSAPSSGGEGPVNQTAPSVSDGLAFAGDSGVRPRVVPIRAVVGSRLPSESAGSSFGLYYPFLGRFQHVASGNMNGEQESQSGDRRPAGLHTDRQSSENISDPGREGPTPNIRQADPPNGRSVSISFLSSGGTQSDQESERQVPSGILNLLRALFPGGEIHVEDGSVQGVNSSTVSDQARTSSGAAVTSEAEPRVSEEGFFLSNLLHQVMPIISQAATREPGLVPAEAENSPEHTTAQDSSTMAENSNVGTSRRHSQSDCDEPPSSKRQKKE from the exons ATGGGAAGTAATGGTGGTGAATATATGCCGATGAGTGAGCAGATGGATGGGTCTGAACCCACTATTGAGATAAAAATAAAGACATTGGATTCACAAACGTATACTCTCAAAGTGGATAAAGAG ATGCCGGTTCCTATTTTGAAAGAGCAGATTGCCTCTGTTACTGGTGTCCTGTCAGAGCAACAACGGCTAATATGCAGAGGAAAAGTTCTTAAGGATGATCAACTTCTCTCTGCCTACC ATGTTGAGGATGGCCACACCTTACATTTGGTTGTCAGACAACCTATTCCTCTGTCATCCGAGGGACTACCAGATCATTCAG CAACTGATCCTGCTTCAAGCACAAGCCGTGGTCGATCGAGTGTCTTCATTGAAAGTTTCAGTGTGCCTGTGCAGGGAGATGGAAGTCAACCAGATTTTAGTCGG TTTCTTTCTGCTGTTCTGGGCTCTGTAGGAATTCCAAATATTGCAAGTAGCATTGAAGGGTTTGATGTCACG GATTCTGGGACACAGAGGCCTGAAAGGACATCAGGTTTAAGCGGTTTGTTTGATCTATCCCAACTTCTTTCTGAGCAAACTACCACAAGGGCTCAACCCGATGGATCAAATGGCACTTTTGGTCACTCAGCAGCATTTTCATTGGGGAATCTGCCACTG GTGATTCCTGATTCATTGAATACTTTATCTCGATATTTGAGTCATATAAGGCGCGACTTTCAGGCAATTG CTAGGGATGGAGCGCACAGTGAAGCCGCTATTCATAGAAATGATGAAAGTGAGAATTCTTCGTCTGGTTCCGGAATAAGACGAGAGGGGATCCCGTCACCTGCATCGTTGGCAGAAGTCATCCGTACTGCTAGACTATTACTCATTGAACAAGCTGGAGAATCTCTACAT CGACTTGCAAGCCAGTTGGAGAATCAAGCAAATGTGACGGATCACTCAGAACGGTTGAGAACCCAAGCCAGTTCATTGAGAACCGGAGCACTGTTTCATAACTTGGGTGCCTGTTTACTTGAACTTGGCCGTACAATGTTGACATTGCAAATGGGCCAAACACCG TCTGATGCTGTGGTTAATGCTGGGCCTGCAGTTTTCATATCCCCGACTGGTCCTAATCCTATAATGGTTCAG CCTCTTCCTTTTCAATCAGGAATGAGTTTAGGTGCCATCCCCATGGGAGCTCTGCAGCCCGGTTCTGGTCTACTTAATGGACTTGGTTCTGGTTTTCATCCAAGGCGGATTGATATACAGATACGAAGAG GTTCCCCAGCGGCCACTGCCAATGTCAATCAAGAAGAGCATCACAATCTTCAGCAACCTTTACAAAGAAACTCAGCACCAAGTTCAGGTGGTGAAGGTCCTGTCAATCAAACAGCGCCAAGTGTCTCAGATGGTTTAGCTTTCGCTGGAGATTCAGGTGTAAGGCCAAGGGTAGTGCCAATCAGGGCCGTAGTTGGCAGTCGCTTACCATCAGAGTCTGCTGGTAGTTCATTTGGGTTATACTATCCCTTTCTCGGAAGGTTTCAACATGTAGCTTCTGGAAATATGAATGGGGAGCAAGAGTCACAATCTGGTGATCGTCGTCCTGCCGGTCTTCATACTGATCGGCAATCTTCTGAAAACATTTCAGATCCTGGAAGAGAGG GACCAACTCCCAATATAAGGCAAGCAGATCCCCCTAATGGACGAAGTGTCAGTATCAGCTTTTTATCATCTGGTGGAACCCAAAGTGATCAAGAATCCGAGAGACAGGTCCCAAGCGGTATTTTAAATTTACTACGGGCTCTATTTCCTGGTGGTGAAATTCACGTAGAAGATGGCAGTGTACAAGGAGTGAATTCTAGTACTGTATCAGATCAGGCAAGGACATCTAGTGGTGCCGCTGTTACTTCCGAAGCTGAACCAAGGGTTAGCGAAGAAGGATTCTTTTTGTCTAATTTGCTTCATCAAGTCATGCCCATAATATCTCAAGCAGCAACTAGAGAGCCGGGTCTTGTACCTGCAGAAGCAGAAAACTCTCCTGAGCACACAACGGCCCAGGACTCGTCCACTATG GCGGAGAACTCCAATGTTGGGACATCACGTCGACATAGTCAGAGTGATTGTGACGAGCCTCCTAGTTCAAAACGCCAAAAG AAGGAGTAG